The genomic window CATCAATTGGAACTGCTACCCTTGAGAAAACCGTGTAATGCGGGGGGAAGGGGTGGGGCTGGGAGGATATTGGATCTGGATGATTGCACCTTTTATCATTGCAGTATTGTCTAAATAGCATTTACAGTACTTCTCTAGGCATACAGGCTACGAGCAAATGATTTGTTTAGCTAGCACTCAGTGTTCTTTTTCCCTTTGATGTGGTGCAGCATGTAGATCTTGAACCTGTGCACACTGAAAGTCCAGGGGAAAACATTGCATATTACAAGATAGCTAGTAGGTGATCCTCAATTGATGAGGTATTTCTTAAGGCTGATGGAAGGATTGATTTTTGTTCTAACGATGTTTCTCAATTCAGACCACTATAAATGGGCATTGGATGAGCTACTTATTAAGCATAATTTTCGTCGAGTAATCATTCTGGAAGGTCTGATCTCTTTGATGATTCTTCGACTGTCTTGTTCTTATCTATATTGCACATGCCATCTCATTTCCATGGTTTAATGGTTAATAGATGACATGGAGATCGCCCCAGATTTCTTCGACTACTTTGAGGCTGCAGCGAAATTACTTGATACTGACAAGTATGTTACAACTGTACTCCGACTATAGATGGCAAAGACAATTGATTAATATCAAGTGTTTCTAATTAGGTTACTGTAACTGTTCTTGTTGTTGTGGTATTGTAGGTCGATAATGGCTGTTTCTTCTTGGAATGACAATGGGCAGAAGCAGTTTGTTTATGACCCAAGTTAGTATCCTGATAGGCATTTGTTCAACTTTATTTCCGCATTGATAGAGAAAGTTACTCATTATTGTAGATAATGCGTTGCAGAAGCTCTTTATCGTTCGGACTTCTTTCCTGGGCTTGGATGGATGCTAACAAAGTCAACATGGATGGAGCTGTCACCAAAGTGGCCCAAAGCATATCCTTACTGTTGCCTACTGATTCTTAGATTAACAGATATGCTTTTTTTTTACTACCTTGTATCAGCTGTTTCTTCCTTGACAAGAGTTTACTTATTGGGATGATTGGGTGAGGCTAAAGGAGGTACACGGAGGCCGGCAATTTATTCGACCAGAAGTATGCAGAACATACAACTTTGGCGAGCATGTATGTTGGCTACTTTATGACAATGCAAACTGCATTTTTGCATGCAGTAACAACCAGTTGATTAGCCCTTGACTATTTGAGCCATTGCCTCTGGATTGCTGGCATTTAACACTTGTGTTTTCATGCGTCCACTCCAGGGATCAAGCATGGGACAGTTCTTCGATCAGTACTTGAAACCAATCAAGTTAAATGATGCTCATGTATGCAATCTTCCTATATATTTTAGTTTGTACACAATTTATAAGCTCTGTGTTGCTGAGATTTACTGTTAtggtgctgctagaaggagggcgcgagagggccggccgggggcctttctgcccacggccgggcaagagggaagggatttccttcttaattcttgctttcttagattgatacatctcctctctttctatagaggtttacttgactcccaagcaaggcttacttgacccctaagcaagcgacccttatatctaattaaccctaagactaacggacccattaggcccattacgtactctaggtgctgctagaaggagggcgtgagagggccggccgggggcctttctgcccacggctgggcaagagggaagggatttccttcttaattcttgctttcttagattgatacatctcctctctttatatagagaggtttacttgactcccaagcaaggcttacttgacccctaagcaagcgacccttatatctaattaaccctaagactaagggacccattaggcccattacgtactctaacactacaccccacctggacatgcagcttgtcctcgagctgcagcctaaccaacttataaccatgactcgacgcaacacaaacctaacacctaaaaacaagccttttacatctcggcttgtgttattactctcaacctgaaatagactgtgacgctttattttggacgtgcacgtgtacagccacctggatcccatggacaccacctggacaaaaggagtgcatgtgtatggatGTTGGTCTGCACTGcacagggaagagtggagggcttgcgatggagaatgtcGAGGAGGGGTGCacccccccaaccgccgatgtcgcagactttgaggtcgctgcccatggggaaaacagcatgcccgccgcccgtgggggaaaccgcatgcccaagatcctcgacgcagcggacgagatcgaggtcctttgcgcagcgaagggcaacttggaggagcggcagctgcagaccacacatctcccgcacacgccgacgcgctaggaggccgcgcgccgcagcctgcagcctcaccgccgccgacacgtggcaggtagcgatccaagacggaagcggtgacggcggtggcggggacttgatctgctggatgtggACGCCCTGGGATGGCGGCGGCGCTGATGGGAACAAGGTCGTCGCAGTCCCGTCGTAGGGCATCCCATACTGGGCGGTggagctgaccggcggtggctgctgcagctgcagcggctgctgcggtgTCGCAtcgggcagcggcagcggctgctgcggtgGAGCGctgggcgcggcggaggccgccaggagcggcggctgccattgcagccagggctgggcggtggtggcgatggatggcagctgcagcggcccggcgagcgcggcgaaggccgcctggtgcggcggctgccacggcagccacggcGGCGCGGGGGCGACGATGGGCGGCGCAGCCGGGGGCGGCCTgtaggacccggccaagaacaggtggatctcctggaccgcctgggttaggtccTGCAGCACCCCGAACACCTCCTCCGGGGTGAGGACGGTGGGGGCGGGCGCGACGGAGGATCCCGGCATGGGCAGGAGCGGGGTGACGTTCGTGGGAAGGGACGGGCttggcggcggtgaagacatgatcgaaccgaagctagctgataccaaattgttatggtgctgctagaaggagggcgcgagagggccggccgggggcctttctgcccacggccgggcaaaagggaagggatttccttcttaattcttgctttcTTAGATTGATatatctcctctctttatatagagaagtttacttgactcccaagcaaggcttacttgacccctaagcaagcgacccttatatctaattaaccctaagactaacggacccattaggcccattacgtactctaacattTACCTGTGCCCCTTTTATCGCTCCAGATTGACTGGAACTCCGAGGACCTGAGCTACCTCACTGAGGTAAGATTTAATCTGTTCCTCAGAGAGAAAGGTGATGTTTCCATAAGAGTGTGTCTAATGCTTGTGTTGGTAACATTAGGAAAACTTCTTGATCAAATTTGGAAAAGATGTCGCTAATGCCACACCTGTGCTTGGATCCGATGATTTGTTGAAGGCCCACAATCTGGATATGGACGTAAGGATTCAGTATAACGACCAGGGCGATTTCGAGCGTGTAGCTCGTCAGTTTGGAGTATTTGAAGAGTGGAAGGTTCCCTTGCTAACTCAATTTAATTTGTTTATGTTTCGTTCTCAAGTATGGCAAGTGATAAGTCTCTGTGGTGATTCTTTGCTATATTAGGAAATTGTAATTTTGCATTTGGACTGGAAATGCGTTAGAACCTGAGTAATAGTAGTCTTCCAGTGCAAAACATTATTGctcatattttatttttttctgcCATTTTCCAAGGACGGTGTTCCACGGGCAGCTTACAAAGGCGTGGTGGTCTTCCGATACAAGAGCAGTCGAAGACGAATATACCTTGTCGGCCCTGACTCTCTTCGTCAACTCGGGGTTTAACTTAGCGGTGCCGAGGTAGGATATTTTCTCTATTGACACCCTGTATATCGCTGTCAATCTGTCATTACTCGTTACTGAGGTAATTATTTGTTCTCCGTGTGTTTTTCAAGATTCACACAGCATGCTGGGCGGTTGAAAATATGATTCTTCAAGTTGTAGCATCATAGGGACATTGTACGCTCAGATTTTTAGATACAGGTCAGCATTGTAAAGTATTAACTGAACAACATACGTTGGTATACGACGGCCAACGGTGACACCTGGAGCTATGGTGTGCTACTCTATGAGCTCATCATGGGCACCGGCGTGTCGATGGGGAACCGCCCTGAGGATGAGCAGAAGGTGTTGGACTGGGTCACTGGGCAAAGGCATATCGTCAGGTGTTGATCTGAATCCTAGTTAATTGAGGTGCTTACATATAACTGAATCCTTGTTTTTTTTTTGACATCTATACCTGAACCTACACTAGTATATGTGCTGGTGTATTGAGTGATCTATTCCACCCAAAAGAATGACAGTCTGCAGCTTCAGCTGTAAATGGAGATTATTTATATGTTGTAATCGAGACTATATATGTTGTAATCCAAACAACTCGGTGAATCGGCATCTGTACATTTTTTGAATGGCATGAAACATCTTTTTTGAATTATggaaacatttttttacattgtatgaatattttttttaaatacaaACATTTTTagaaacatgtgaacatttttataaacatGTTCATTTTTCTAATGTATGAAATATATTTTTAACTACATGAATACTTTTTCCATTATTCAAATATTTTTTAACAATGCCATGAATATTTTCTACGGAAATGTGAACACTTTAAAATGTgatgaatatttttttaatgctataacattttttttgcgggggaatgCTATAACATTTTCTAAAAGATGCACAACATTTTTATAACCctgcatgaacattttgtgaatGTGCAGTGAACCTTTTACATAAAGTTAAATTTGAAAATATTTATTCAGAGTATTTCACAATATAAACCAAAATAACAATAATAAATGAAAATAACAAAAAAATGGGAATgagaaaggaaaggaaaggaaagaaaacgTTGAAAGGACGCACGTGTCGTGCTTTTAGGCCTGGCCCATCTGCACAATGATGCCGGCGAGCGCACCGTCCTCGCTACAAGAGGAACCCACGCTAAGAAAATTAAAAAGATTGTCTTGAACTCGCTGACGTGTAACAAAAGGACCCTGATACGGCGCTGACGTTCGGGCCAGTTCCTATTTGGCGCCTTTAGCGTCCGATTTAGTTATTCTCGCAATCGGGCGCATACCCCCCTCTCATCAATCGCGTCGCACTGGGCCGGCCTACCTTGGTTTTTCTTCTTCACGTTTTAACGCCAAAAAAAACGCAGCAGATGCGTTTCGAACCTGCGACCTCCTGCCGTAGCATAAGCTGCGCTGACCACCACACCACCAACACCTGATTTGTTCAGTTATACACTTTTACTTCTGCTCTTCtttgttctttttttatttttcgtgtTTGTTTTTTTATTGGAACGATTTTGTTAGTTTTATTTTTTCTAATtctaaataaaaaaaattcaaaattgatgaactttttcctaaGTTTAATGAACTTTTTCAACTCtttatcaaaatcgatgaacttttccatattttttgaatatttttgaaaaaatgGACTTTTTTTGAAAAAAGATGAACTGTTTTgagaatcgatgaacttttttcaaaattgatgaactttttccaaattttgtgaacttttttggaAGTTGATGAACTGTTTTGAAATTTAGTGAACTTTTTTGTTaccgatgaacatttttcaaaatagatgaacttttttcagattttgtGACCATTTTTCTAAATAGATGAAAATTTTCAATTTTTATAAactttttgaattcgtgaacttttATGAATACAGGAACTTTTTTCAATTCGTGATTATTTATTAAATCTGTCGACttccaaattttgttcacattttttcTAAAGAAATCATGTTTTTATAGAATGTTTTCAAATAAATCAAAAATCAACGTAACAATGTACGTGAAATAAATAGCGTGCCAACAGTTTTCTGTTGTTATACCGTGTCGCGCTAGATTATTTTACAAAGAGCAACTTACTCTAGTGGTTAGGTATTCATGGATGTGAGGTATGAGGCGCGAGTTCGATTCCACACCAGGACTATATTTGACTGTAATTTTTTTCGCGCTATATAAATACATTGCAACGCTATGTGTTCGTGGGACGGCCCACCAGAGTGAGCGCCCGTCGCGTCAAGCGGCGCTGAAGGCAGCGCCGAGTAGGCTGTTAGAGAGAATCGAGAGAGAGGAGCGAATGGAAAACAGATATATGAATGAACAGTTATTCTATTGATTGAAGATTGGGGTATTTATACCCAGTTTACAAGGCGGTTACAAAAGGAGGCAGTTGCCAAAAGTGGCACCGACATAGCAGTGATTAAtagttaattaacctaattaattaattcctaacactccccctaatcaatGCTTGTCTTTGTGAATATACATCATCTTGATAGACTCCTCCTAGTATGTATTTGCCTTGAACGTTCATCATCTTCATTTTGAaagtctcctccaaaaaccctgtgggaaaaatatgaggagaatagtgcagatatgttgctaaaactcctttaaacccaGTTGCCAAAGGTGGCACCGACATAGCAGTGATTAAtagttaattaacctaattaattaattcctaacactccccctaatcaatGCTTGTCTTTGTGAATATACATCATCTTGATAGACTCCTCCTAGTATGTATTTGCCTTGAACGTTCATCATCTTCATTTTGAaagtctcctccaaaaaccctgtgggaaaaatatgaggagaatagtgcagatatgttgctaaaactcctttaaacccagtgggaaaaataataaggagaaaatgatgcaacatataatgattattgtctCTTGATAACTCATATGATAAAAACCTTTGAAGAAGGAGAAAAATCATCGATGAGTTTAGAGAACAATTAATATGTCTTGAGTACTTTCTTTAAAAACCCCGATAGGGAAAAAAGAAAGTATGACATGCCTCGTTAAAAACCGTTATGAGAAACTTTGAGAGAAAACTCATAAAGGAAAAGAGTGCGATTATATATGCCAtcgaaaactcctttaaaacccaatgggaaaaatataaggagaaaatGATATGACATATATGAACACTTGTATCTATATTGTCTCATTAAAAACCTTTTATGAGAAACCATTAGGGAAAAACTCGTGAAGGAAAAAGAGTACAATATATGTAATCTGATGTTTGTTAACAGGTTATACTTTGGGAGATTactccccctgaactttgcaaaTCTGGAGGATGTCTCATATCAATTACATTGACATGATCATGACATTATGAATAATATGTCGGTTTTTCCAATATTTTGTTTGCAAACTATTTCATCACTTTTCTATAATTCATGAGGATAAGTGATCTCGAGCAATGTGCTTTGTGATATTCCTCTTCATATAACATGTATGTATTGAGTAATACAAGTGGTAgcatcttgataaatcaagttatgtTACTCTGATGAATCTCAACCACATGGTTTTGAGTGTGGTTAATCATTCTGCTAAGCCAGCCATATTTTCAATGCCTTTAGATAAAGTAATTATGTCAGAATGATAAGGGGAAGTAGCCATTAAATTCTATTTATATGAATTCCATAAGAAGGCTATTCCATCAAATTCAGTCATTGATATGGCTTTGTTGGGATCAAGTAAAGAGCCAATATCATGGTCAAATCTTGATT from Triticum aestivum cultivar Chinese Spring chromosome 3B, IWGSC CS RefSeq v2.1, whole genome shotgun sequence includes these protein-coding regions:
- the LOC123072464 gene encoding alpha-1,3-mannosyl-glycoprotein 2-beta-N-acetylglucosaminyltransferase isoform X1; translated protein: MAHNPRYIRRLLLVAAAGAFIYIQVRLFSTQSHDAGRLALAEAGQPNLPVAAVVIMACNRPDYLQRTVESILKYQKAVASKFPLFISQDGTNGEVKNKALSYAQITFMQHVDLEPVHTESPGENIAYYKIANHYKWALDELLIKHNFRRVIILEDDMEIAPDFFDYFEAAAKLLDTDKSIMAVSSWNDNGQKQFVYDPKALYRSDFFPGLGWMLTKSTWMELSPKWPKAYWDDWVRLKEVHGGRQFIRPEVCRTYNFGEHGSSMGQFFDQYLKPIKLNDAHIDWNSEDLSYLTEENFLIKFGKDVANATPVLGSDDLLKAHNLDMDVRIQYNDQGDFERVARQFGVFEEWKDGVPRAAYKGVVVFRYKSSRRRIYLVGPDSLRQLGV
- the LOC123072464 gene encoding alpha-1,3-mannosyl-glycoprotein 2-beta-N-acetylglucosaminyltransferase isoform X2: MAHNPRYIRRLLLVAAAGAFIYIQVRLFSTQSHDAGRLALAEAGQPNLPVAAVVIMACNRPDYLQRTVESILKYQKAVASKFPLFISQDGTNGEVKNKALSYAQITFMQHVDLEPVHTESPGENIAYYKIANHYKWALDELLIKHNFRRVIILEDDMEIAPDFFDYFEAAAKLLDTDKSIMAVSSWNDNGQKQFVYDPKALYRSDFFPGLGWMLTKSTWMELSPKWPKAYWDDWVRLKEVHGGRQFIRPEVCRTYNFGEHGSSMGQFFDQYLKPIKLNDAHIDWNSEDLSYLTEAHNLDMDVRIQYNDQGDFERVARQFGVFEEWKDGVPRAAYKGVVVFRYKSSRRRIYLVGPDSLRQLGV